Proteins from one Anastrepha obliqua isolate idAnaObli1 chromosome 2, idAnaObli1_1.0, whole genome shotgun sequence genomic window:
- the LOC129238368 gene encoding putative gustatory receptor 39b, translating to MERHLRNWLRCCTILGIYLSPVEENTSILAKSKIVQASNTRRQAWSSQPICHTYLLQRLYLAALALTVCTLYVHGLYMRDIENGLALTWLVATLVYTSQVFTHLFIFMEALWKREQHERFLLLLQEIEVWLKLRLKCDVRKRQLLMSLSRLLLGTGLLSFVGLSVFMTVSVLLNDIGYAFHAAWSVVTFRVRILQLLIYTRIMRHYLECLCVKLRQVVACRTSPQSQLLDINYGKLESMELLLAIKENYALIFKAIQLLNDFAGWSLFGIIFGHMLDFTCHVYWTLLGLDGYDSPYNYMVGLPAVLPFSVIVCYLCYVCDKCKQLGNTIAHLVSRLITVTSTQRTQRYCAVVHQLSTQLQLQRIEVTAKQFFVLDLRLIMSICTAIATNLVILIQFLKTENV from the exons ATGGAAAGACACCTGCGTAATTGGCTGCGCTGCTGTACAATTCTCGGCATCTACTTGAGTCCTGTGGAAGAAAACACTTCGATATTGGCAAAGTCAAAGATCGTACAAGCGTCCAACACCAGACGTCAGGCTTGGTCTAGTCAGCCCATATGCCATACCTATCTGCTGCAGCGTCTATATCTTGCAGCACTCGCCTTAACTGTCTGTACACTCTACGTGCATGGGCTGTACATGCGTGATATAGAAAATGGACTGGCACTTACTTGGCTGGTGGCTACTTTAGTCTATACCTCGCAAGTGTTTACGCATCTTTTCATATTTATGGAAGCGCTGTGGAAGAGGGAACAACACGAACGATTTCTGCTGCTCTTGCAGGAAATCGAAGTTTGGTTGAAGTTGCGGCTAAAGTGTGATGTGCGCAAGCGACAACTGCTGATGAGCTTGAGCCGCCTCTTGTTGGGTACGGGGCTGCTTTCATTTGTTGGACTGTCCGTTTTTATGACGGTCTCGGTTTTGCTGAACGACATTGGTTACGCATTCCATGCGGCCTGGTCCGTTGTTACTTTCCGTGTGCGAATACTTCAATTGCTGATCTATACGCGCATCATGCGACACTATTTGGAGTGCTTGTGTGTCAAACTGCGGCAGGTAGTCGCATGCCGTACCTCACCGCAAAGCCAACTATTGGATATCAACTACGGGAAGTTGGAATCTATGGAACTGCTACTGGCCATCAAAGAGAACTATGCTCTGATCTTTAAGGCCATACAGTTGTTGAACGATTTTGCTGGTTGGTCGCTTTTCGGCATTATTTTTGGTCATATGTTGGATTTCACTTGCCACGTCTATTGGACACTACTCGGTTTGGATGGTTACGATTCGCCCTACAATTATATGGTGGGCTTGCCAGCCGTTTTGCCGTTTAGCGTGATTGTCTGCTATCTGTGTTATGTGTGTGACAAATGCAAACAATTG GGTAATACGATTGCGCATTTGGTTAGCAGACTCATTACAGTCACTTCGACGCAACGAACGCAGCGTTATTGTGCTGTGGTGCATCAGCTATCAACACAATTACAACTACAACGCATCGAGGTAACCGCCAAGCAATTCTTTGTGTTGGACTTGCGTCTGATTATGTCG ATCTGTACAGCGATTGCAACAAATCTTGTCATactcatacaatttttaaaaacagagAATGTATAA